A single window of Colletotrichum higginsianum IMI 349063 chromosome 8, whole genome shotgun sequence DNA harbors:
- a CDS encoding Amine oxidase, which produces MKPITHTAGLLTLLTPALGLAVGSQGGFGRSSTNLTTPALDPTKGNPATEIHEVPPQNGFDIIVVGGGFSGVMAAYDATQAGHKTLVLEARHRIGGRSQTQALHSAPDKLVELGATWINKITQPVSYALCEQFGLETAEQYTTGDVISQIANGTVHRTPQTLNQTGEPSPADLFNVLIATAANNTDIYNFDEFPEDEDVTLAEWVAKQGLWDEPGVKEAAGSLTSALVGRMPHELGAHYILDYIKSGKGLVSLSTEGEFGAQSLKIKKGTSAITDALVGTMEEGSVKVNSPVNRVVQLGGDGVLVTTIHGQRYKAKKVIIAIPTNTYSRIHFTPPLPASKRGLATRTMPGIYAKVILSYPAPWWREAGLVGKVFSEVGPISFGWETSDLETEQYSLAFFIAGDFAAAWHELTDLGREEAIVEHLATLVGSELADEARNLTEYNAVEWTKEEYLWGGPTSSMGPGMLRKYGVSLRESFGDLHFGGGETAFEWKGYLEGALTSGKRVAKEVIEALDSDR; this is translated from the exons ATGAAACCTATTACGCACACCGCCGGACTGCTCACCCTCCTCACGCCTGCCTTGGGGCTCGCCGTGGGGAGTCAAGGGGGCTTCGGCCGGTCTTCGACGAACCTGACGACCCCGGCGCTCGATCCTACAAAGGGCAACCCCGCGACCGAAATCCATGAGGTACCGCCGCAGAATGGGTtcgacatcatcgtcgtGGGCGGCGGGTTTTCCGGAGTCATGGCGGCGTACGACGCTACTCAGGCCGGGCATAAGACCCTGGTGCTCGAGGCTAGGCACCGCATCGGCGGCCGAAGTCAGACTCAGGCGTTGCATAGCGCGCCGGACAAACTTGTCGAGCTGGGTGCCACTTGGATCAACAAGATCACCCAGCCCGTCAGCTATGCTCTATGCGAGCAATTTGGTTTAGAGACTGCGGAGCAGTACACCACGGGCGATGTTATCAGCCAAATCGCCAATGGCACTGTCCATCGGACACCTCAGACTCTCAATCAG ACCGGCGAACCTAGCCCCGCGGACTTGTTCAACGTCCTGATCGCGACCGCTGCGAACAACACTGACATCTACAACTTTGACGAGTTCCCagaggacgaagacgtgACCTTGGCCGAGTGGGTCGCAAAACAGGGGCTGTGGGATGAACCCGGAGTCAAGGAAGCCGCCGGAAGCTTGACCAGCGCGCTTGTCGGCCGCATGCCCCATGAGCTTGGGGCCCATTACATCCTAGACTACATCAAGTCAGGGAAAGGTCTGGTCAGCCTAAGCACAGAAGGCGAATTCGGCGCCCAATCGCTGAAGATTAAGAAAG GAACGTCTGCAATTACTGACGCACTCGTTGGCACCATGGAAGAGGGGAGCGTGAAGGTGAACAGCCCGGTGAACCgcgtcgtccagctcggcggcgatggggtCCTTGTGACGACGATCCACGGGCAGAGATACAAAGCCAAGAAGGTCATTATCGCGATCCCCACCAACACGTACTCCCGCATTCACTTCACGCCGCCCCTGCCGGCTTCCAAGAGAGGCCTGGCGACTAGAACCATGCCGGGCATCTACGCCAAGGTGATCCTGAGCTACCCGGCGCCGTGGTGGCGGGAGGCCGGCCTCGTGGGCAAGGTCTTCTCGGAGGTCGGGCCCATCTCCTTCGGCTGGGAAACCAGCGACCTCGAGACGGAGCAGTACAGCCTCGCCTTTTTCATCGCGGGCGACTTCGCTGCCGCGTGGCACGAGCTGACCGACTTGGGGCGCGAGGAAGCCATCGTCGAGCATTTGGCCACGCTCGTCGGCTCTGAATtggccgacgaggcgcgCAACCTCACGGAGTACAACGCCGTCGAGTGGACCAAGGAGGAGTACCTCTGGGGCGGGCCCACGTCGTCCATGGGACCCGGCATGCTGCGCAAGTACGGCGTCTCGTTGAGGGAGTCGTTTGGCGACTTGCATTTCGGCGGAGGCGAGACGGCATTTGAATGGAAAGGGTATCTGGAGGGTGCTCTCACTTCGGGCAAGAGGGTTGCGAAGGAGGTCATCGAGGCCCTTGATTCGGACCGTTAG
- a CDS encoding Integral membrane protein has product MSEPPSPTSPSAAAASAGDVLERRKTEVIRKLAAHVPSDDGDPIRLKKLGIIEKVLASFEDPNMNSDYLDEINNFHSYRYQPMTSTLAYLDNIEQRLQLLKDIKTTKLKYTDPEVPPKALPAELITHVVWAAFMAAPIDALQTLLNNMQSGRVGYHALTDALGQVETNLPILIHIKRCVLLGTTDPHVAHIFSHAAISHVSMYRSKLNCLATIWGDARINRYQEAHGESLDVPQNMLSLNYTVHHRWDKAQVAFEPIGQVNNSTIRVRLHLLEDTKLRSLKRKRDSSRDEFQWRNDLAQDPRETLKPFKDQFSSPSPLELRLVSSVTQHIVRDGHIFDIKARNPAHLPSYELLDLQYRICLMATLLGGGETSDEYLSESDADNEGQARLSDSKKILVDQWFQRMETDPVDLATAVIERLEEEKAIEEAWGEPS; this is encoded by the exons ATGAGTGAACCGCCTTCGCCAACCTCTCCCTCTGCGGCAGCCGCTTCCGCAGGCGACGTTCTGGAGCGCCGAAAAACAGAAGTCATCCGCAAGTTGGCCGCCCATGTGCCTAGTGACGATGGCGATCCTATTCGGCTCAAGAAGCTTGGAATCATCGAAAAGGTCCTTGCATCTTTCGAGGATCCCAACATGAACTCTGATTACCTGGATGAAATCAACAATTTCCACAGTTACCGGTACCAGCCGATGACGTCTACTTTGGCATATCTCGACAACATCGAGCAACGCCTTCAACTCTTGAAGGATATCAAGACCACCAAGTTGAAGTACACCGATCCTGAGGTCCCGCCGAAGGCACTTCCAGCTGAACTCATCACACATGTTGTATGGGCTGCCTTTATGGCAGCCCCGATTGACGCTCTGCAAACGCTTCTGAACAACATGCAGAGCGGCAGGGTAGGGTATCATGCCCTTACAGACGCGTTGGGGCAGGTGGAAACGAATCTTCCCATTTTGATTCACATCA AAAGATGCGTACTTCTTGGCACGACTGATCCCCATGTCGCGCACATTTTCAGCCACGCCGCCATCTCTCATGTGTCCATGTATCGCAGCAAGCTGAACTGTCTCGCCACCATCTGGGGAGACGCTCGTATCAATAGATACCAGGAAGCACACGGAGAGTCCCTTGATGTTCCGCAGAACATGCTCTCCCTCAATTATACTGTCCATCATCGCTGGGACAAGGCACAGGTCGCATTCGAGCCTATTGGCCAGGTCAATAACAGTACTATTCGCGtccgtcttcatcttctaGAAGACACCAAACTCAGATCACTCAAACGAAAACGGGATTCCAGTCGGGACGAGTTCCAATGGCGAAATGATCTGGCTCAGGACCCTAGAGAAACTCTTAAGCCATTTAAGGACCAGttttcctctccttccccaCTGGAACTCCGGCTTGTGTCTTCAGTCACACAGCACATCGTCAGAGATGGTCACATTTTTGACATCAAGGCAAGGAACCCAGCTCACCTTCCAAGCTATGAACTCCTGGATCTACAGTACCGGATTTGTTTGATGGCGACACttcttggtggcggcgaaACTTCTGACGAATACTTGTCTGAATCTGATGCGGACAACGAGGGACAAGCACGTCTCAGCGACTCAAAGAAAATTCTGGTCGACCAGTGGTTCCAGCGTATGGAGACTGATCCGGTTGATCTGGCCACGGCTGTGATAGAGCGActggaggaggaaaaggccATTGAGGAGGCATGGGGCGAGCCGTCATAG
- a CDS encoding Mitochondrial chaperone: MRLCLRMAASRGHGLLVLGALGCGAFHNPPGEVAQCWREVLDEAEFSGGWWTEVWFAVYDRKNEGNFEVFDEVLGGLQV, from the coding sequence ATGAGGCTGTGCCTGCGCATGGCCGCGAGCCGTGGACACGGcctgctggtgctgggcgCCCTGGGGTGCGGTGCGTTCCACAACCCGCCGGGCGAGGTCGCGCAGTGCTGGCGCGaggtgctcgacgaggccgagttTAGTGGGGGCTGGTGGACCGAGGTCTGGTTCGCCGTGTATGACCGGAAGAACGAGGGCAACTTTGAGGTATTTGACGAGGTGCTGGGCGGCCTTCAGGTTTAA